One genomic window of Candidatus Nanohalobium constans includes the following:
- a CDS encoding restriction endonuclease subunit S — MSETKSLGEFREENSGTTEYQPYGAYRETKAEWLGRIPQDWDLTKLKFLIEKNLKYGASESPREYDPKEPRYIRITDIKENGELREKTKKSLPLEIAKDYQLKRGDILLARSGATVGKATLYNGVEEDDASFAGYLIRVRLKNHILPEYFSYFTSSSNYWDWIDTFLIQSTIENVSADKYKDLLVPLPSEDEQKAIVRFLDRETEQIDRLIEKKEELIDLLEEKRKSLITNRIMQGVNSEVELKGTNSEWLKKIPQNWEIVKLKFLCWVKRGASPRPISDKKYFDENGDYNWVRISDISSRGKYLTETEQTLSELGSSKSVKVPKNELIVSIAGSYGIPKITKINTCIHDGLVWLKNLEADKEFIYYLFHSQGVFTGAGKTGTQTNLNSDTVGEVKVPLPPKEEQREIVNHLDQETSDIDELIEQVEEGIERLKEYRKALITEAVTGQIDVRGEV; from the coding sequence ATGAGTGAAACTAAATCGCTTGGAGAATTTAGAGAAGAAAATTCAGGAACTACTGAATATCAACCTTATGGTGCATACAGAGAAACTAAAGCAGAATGGTTGGGAAGGATTCCTCAAGATTGGGACTTAACTAAACTGAAATTTCTAATAGAGAAAAATTTAAAGTATGGTGCTAGCGAATCGCCAAGGGAGTATGATCCTAAAGAGCCCCGATACATAAGGATCACAGACATCAAAGAAAATGGAGAACTCAGAGAGAAAACTAAAAAATCTCTCCCACTAGAAATAGCCAAAGATTATCAGTTAAAAAGGGGAGATATCTTATTAGCTAGAAGTGGTGCGACAGTAGGTAAAGCCACGCTTTATAACGGTGTGGAAGAAGATGATGCATCGTTTGCAGGTTACCTAATAAGAGTAAGACTCAAGAATCACATACTTCCAGAATATTTTAGTTACTTTACATCATCTTCTAACTATTGGGACTGGATAGATACATTTCTTATTCAGTCGACCATAGAAAATGTAAGTGCTGATAAGTATAAGGATCTTCTAGTTCCTTTGCCTTCCGAAGATGAGCAAAAAGCTATTGTAAGATTTCTAGATAGAGAAACAGAACAGATTGATAGGCTTATTGAGAAAAAAGAAGAATTAATTGATTTATTGGAAGAAAAACGAAAATCTTTGATAACAAACAGGATAATGCAAGGTGTAAACTCTGAAGTAGAATTGAAGGGAACAAATAGTGAGTGGTTAAAGAAAATACCTCAGAATTGGGAGATAGTTAAATTAAAATTTCTCTGTTGGGTGAAGAGAGGGGCCTCTCCAAGACCTATTTCAGATAAAAAATACTTTGACGAAAATGGGGATTACAATTGGGTTAGAATCTCGGATATATCCTCAAGAGGCAAATATCTGACTGAGACAGAGCAGACGCTTTCTGAACTTGGATCTAGTAAAAGCGTTAAAGTACCAAAAAACGAACTTATAGTCAGTATAGCAGGCTCTTATGGGATACCAAAAATTACAAAGATAAATACTTGTATTCACGACGGTCTAGTTTGGTTAAAAAATTTAGAAGCGGATAAGGAGTTTATTTACTATCTTTTCCATTCGCAGGGTGTATTTACAGGTGCAGGCAAGACAGGAACGCAAACTAACCTAAATAGTGATACGGTTGGAGAAGTGAAAGTTCCACTTCCTCCGAAAGAAGAGCAAAGAGAGATAGTAAATCATCTAGATCAGGAAACTTCGGATATTGATGAACTTATTGAGCAGGTAGAGGAAGGAATTGAACGCTTGAAGGAATACAGGAAGGCTTTAATTACAGAGGCTGTCACAGGACAGATTGATGTAAGAGGTGAAGTATAA